The Monomorium pharaonis isolate MP-MQ-018 chromosome 5, ASM1337386v2, whole genome shotgun sequence genome segment TTCTTGGCTACAAGCGCATGCTCGGTCTAGCACAAGTCATGCAAAAAATgcgaaaatttcaaattacgtatttttacgAGCATTTCGTTTTATGTGGAGAGTCGCAAACCTACGtgatgcagagaatgcttcgcgcgcgcgcgcggcggttGTAAGGGGGGTCTTCGCCCCCTTCCCTTCCACACCcgccccgtccaagtcgctaatccATGTGCATTACAAAGTAAAGTTCATATGTGTTTGCAAATTTCCAATACAGTGTACATGAGTTAGCAACTTGGATGGGGTAGGTGCGAGAAGGGggcccgtgtgtgtgtgtgtgtgcgtgcgtgcgtgcgtgcgtgcgagcgaagcattctctgcactaCATAGGTGTGCGACTTTCTACGCAAAACGAAATGCTTAAGATTCTCGTTAATACATACACATTTGAATTTCGCGCACTTTTTGCATACTTGTGCCTACAGAGGCTgggttcggggagacgctattagcacTAAAAGTACCATTATATCCTTGTTGCTCAGTGAATATTGAAGAAAGATAAAGCACGCTAACAGCGCCAAAAACGTGCTCTCTGAACCAGGGGGTCTATTACGGTTCTTAGGTGAGTTCACTTTACACATTTCCAGCACTACCTCCACTGATTGGTGTATACTTTTAGAACTAACGATATACGCCAATCACTGTTgttcacttttcacattttcacaGTGAGTGAACTCACCCAAGAACCGTAATAGACCCCCAGGGTATCGATCATGTAACTTTTCCTCTAgagcggaaacgtgaaaagttaaaagtttcaagttactgtctctttttattcaacacaatagaaaaagatagttacatgaaacttttcacttttcacgtttccgccttaagaaaaaagttacatgattgCTGCCCAGAGCATGCATCTACAGCTAAGGAGCATGCAAATGTGACCGCTGCGCATGCTCATGCTGttacatattgtaaataaatttcgacTAACTTCcac includes the following:
- the LOC105833032 gene encoding uncharacterized protein LOC105833032, giving the protein MIDTLGVYYGSWTPWFREHVFGAVSVLYLSSIFTEQQGYNGTFSANSVSPNPASVGTSMQKTEHALVAKKHEDETAAHAHAVTY